TTAAAAGCAGAAAACCAACGGCAAGAACAGTCGAGATTCTGTTCAGAAATTCATCAATCCCCTTTTTCTTGCCTAATAAAGACTGGGCTCCCCCGGCAATCACTCCGGATAAACCGGCGCTCCTCCCTGACTGCAGCAGGATCGTCGCAATCAAACCGAGACTGAACATGATTTGAAAAACAAGTAAAATAGTTTTGAGCAAGCTGCCCTCCTCCTTCCCGTTTCCTTAAACAACTTTATTCTAGCACTGCCGGGAAAGGTTGTAAAGCGCGCTCCGGCCCGCGTAAACCGCGGCTCCCCCCAGTTCTTCCTCAATCCGCAAGAGCTGGTTGTACTTCGCAACCCGGTCGGTACGGGAAGGCGCCCCGGTCTTTATCTGGCCCGCGTTAAGAGCAACCACAAGATCCGCAATGGTGGTATCCTCGGTTTCCCCGGAGCGGTGAGAAATAATCACACCGTAAGAGGCCCGCCTGGCAGTTTCCACGGTTTCCAGGGTCTCGGTGAGGGTGCCGATCTGGTTGACCTTAACGAGAATTGCGTTGGCGGTTCCGTTTTGGATGCCTCTTTCCAGGCGGGTACGGTTTGTGACAAAGAGGTCGTCACCAACCAGCTGAACCCGGGCTCCGAGCGCCTTTGTCAGTTGCTCCCATCCTTCCCAGTCATCCTCGGCGAGTCCATCTTCAATTGAGATAATCGGATAGCGATCGACCAGTTCCAGGTAAAAATCAATGAGCTCGGGCGCGGTCCGGGAGACCCCTACCCCCCGGAAATGATACTTGCCTCCTTCGTAGAGCTCTGTGGCGGCCACGTCAAGACCCAGGAAAACCTCCTCCCCGGGCTGGTAGCCAGCACGCGCGATCGCCTCGACAATCACATCGAGCGCATCTTCATTTGACCTCAAACTCGGAGCAAAACCCCCTTCGTCCCCCACAGTTGTACTTAACCCCCGTTCTTTCAAAACTCCCCGGAGGTGATGAAAAATTTCCGTTCCCATGCGCAGGGCGGTCCGGAAACTGTCCGCCCCGAGGGGGATAACCATGAACTCCTGAATGTCCACGTTGTTATCGGCGTGCTTTCCTCCGTTCAGGATGTTCATAAAAGGGACAGGTAACTGGCGCGCCCCGATCCCCCCCAGGTAGCGGTAAAGGGGGAGGCCGAAACTGGCCGCAGCGGCTTTCGCAGTTGCCAGGGAAACTCCTAAAATGGCGTTTGCTCCGAGTTTTTCTTTGTTGGGGGTACCGTCCAAATCAAGCATGGTCCGGTCAATGTAGACCTGCTCGGCGGCCTCCATCCCGATTATTTTCGGGGCGATGATGCTCAAGACGTTTTCAACAGCATTCAAAACCCCCTTACCCTGAAACCGCTCCTTGTCCCCGTCCCGCAGCTCCAGGGCTTCATGTGCCCCGGTGGAGGCCCCCGAAGGAACAGCGGCCCTGCCGATGCTCCCATCCTCCAGATAGACGTCAACCTCTACCGTGGGGTTGCCGCGGGAATCCAGAATTTCCCTTGCGAGTACCTCCGTAATCAACGACATGTTCGAAAACCTCCAATTCCTTTAAAGTTAAACACTTGCCCGTACAGGTAAAAGTAAAGAACGTCCGGTCATTTCCGGAGGCTGGGGAATTCCCAGGATCTCCAAAATCGTCGGAGCGAGATCCTCCAGGGCGCCCCCGTCTCTCAAGGGAGAACCCCGGTACCTTTCCCCTACCAGGATCAACGGCACCTCATTCGTAGTGTGGGCCGTATGGGGCTCTTCTCCGCCCTCTTCCAGCATCTGTTCGGCATTACCGTGATCTGAGGTAATCAGGGCAACGCCCTCTTTGCCAATAATCGCTGTAACCACGCGCCCGAGACAGTCATCCACAACTTCGAGGGCCTTCACCGCTGCCTCCAGCACCCCAGTATGGCCGATCATATCAGGGTTGGCGTAATTCAAAACGATGACATCGTAGGTGTCCTTTTTGATTTCCGCAAGAACCCTTTCCGTCACCTCATAGGCGCTCATCTCTGGTTTTAAATCATAAGTCGCCACCTTTGGCGACGGGATTAAAACCCGGTCCTCCCCGGGGTTCGGCTCCTCGACCCCGCCGTTAAAGAAGAAGGTTACGTGAGCGTATTTTTCCGTTTCGGCAATCCGCAACTGCCTTAAACCCCGTGCCGCCAGGACCTCGCCCAGGGTGTTTTTCAGGCTCTGGGGCGGAAAAGCGACCGGCGCCGGGATAGTCACATCGTACTGGGTCATGCAAACGAAATGGACTCCAGGGTATCCATTTTTCCTGGCAAACCCCTCGAACTCCCGGTCTGTGAAGGCGCGCGTGATTTCCCGCGCCCGGTCGGCCCGGAAATTGTAAAAAATAATGACATCCCCGGGTTCTACCTTTCCTTTTGGGTTCCCGTGG
The Bacillota bacterium DNA segment above includes these coding regions:
- the secG gene encoding preprotein translocase subunit SecG encodes the protein MLKTILLVFQIMFSLGLIATILLQSGRSAGLSGVIAGGAQSLLGKKKGIDEFLNRISTVLAVGFLLLTLMVAIL
- the eno gene encoding phosphopyruvate hydratase encodes the protein MSLITEVLAREILDSRGNPTVEVDVYLEDGSIGRAAVPSGASTGAHEALELRDGDKERFQGKGVLNAVENVLSIIAPKIIGMEAAEQVYIDRTMLDLDGTPNKEKLGANAILGVSLATAKAAAASFGLPLYRYLGGIGARQLPVPFMNILNGGKHADNNVDIQEFMVIPLGADSFRTALRMGTEIFHHLRGVLKERGLSTTVGDEGGFAPSLRSNEDALDVIVEAIARAGYQPGEEVFLGLDVAATELYEGGKYHFRGVGVSRTAPELIDFYLELVDRYPIISIEDGLAEDDWEGWEQLTKALGARVQLVGDDLFVTNRTRLERGIQNGTANAILVKVNQIGTLTETLETVETARRASYGVIISHRSGETEDTTIADLVVALNAGQIKTGAPSRTDRVAKYNQLLRIEEELGGAAVYAGRSALYNLSRQC
- the gpmI gene encoding 2,3-bisphosphoglycerate-independent phosphoglycerate mutase, whose translation is MKRPLALIILDGWGCAGEIRGNAVSLARIPNFLRLREKYPATTLVASGEAVGLPEGQMGNSEVGHLNIGAGRVVYQDITRISKAIRTGDFFANPVLVEAMQKAREREASLHLFGLVSDGGVHSHLTHLFALLEMAQRHGLPRVFIHAFLDGRDVPPASAKDYLQAVEKKCRELGTGVIATVMGRYYAMDRDRRWDRVEKAFDALVYGKGEKATLPRAAVERSYEAGVTDEFVLPTVIVDAHGNPKGKVEPGDVIIFYNFRADRAREITRAFTDREFEGFARKNGYPGVHFVCMTQYDVTIPAPVAFPPQSLKNTLGEVLAARGLRQLRIAETEKYAHVTFFFNGGVEEPNPGEDRVLIPSPKVATYDLKPEMSAYEVTERVLAEIKKDTYDVIVLNYANPDMIGHTGVLEAAVKALEVVDDCLGRVVTAIIGKEGVALITSDHGNAEQMLEEGGEEPHTAHTTNEVPLILVGERYRGSPLRDGGALEDLAPTILEILGIPQPPEMTGRSLLLPVRASV